A stretch of the Bacteroidota bacterium genome encodes the following:
- a CDS encoding FtsX-like permease family protein, which translates to MIWSIAWRNVWRNKFRSLIIIIAVTIGLFGGVASYAFAVGLMLQRVEAAISNEISNIQIHNPDYLVNEELKFTIEDSEEIVSQIKILDGVKAVSSRIKALAMASTAETGTGIMLNGIDAENEKQVTKLSEQLIEGEYINEENRIPIVIGQKLAIKLNARLKSKIVITTSNTEGVLTYGAFRVVGIYHTDNDMFDEINVFVRKSELADLLGISNSEVNEIAISLYDYDQSTPIASILKNKFKNEIQQNQLVIRPWTEITPSLNAMIKMMDYFSYIFIIIILIALAFGIVNTMLMVVMERLKELGMLKAIGMNNKRLFSMIMLETIFLSIVGGVFGLLFSYLTILYFGHYGLNLDSMKEGYNAIGFSSVIYPKAAYSFYIGTTGLVIITAILASIYPARKALKLNPAEAIQQND; encoded by the coding sequence ATGATTTGGTCGATAGCCTGGAGAAATGTATGGAGAAATAAGTTCAGAAGCCTGATAATTATCATTGCCGTAACCATCGGACTTTTTGGAGGTGTTGCTTCTTATGCATTTGCCGTTGGATTAATGCTGCAACGTGTTGAAGCTGCCATCAGCAACGAAATCTCAAACATACAAATTCATAATCCCGATTATTTAGTAAATGAGGAACTAAAGTTCACGATTGAAGATTCTGAGGAAATTGTGTCGCAAATAAAAATATTAGATGGCGTTAAAGCCGTTAGCAGCAGAATAAAAGCTTTGGCAATGGCAAGTACGGCAGAAACCGGAACCGGAATTATGCTAAATGGAATTGATGCTGAAAATGAAAAGCAGGTTACAAAACTTTCAGAACAGTTGATTGAAGGCGAGTACATCAATGAAGAGAACCGTATCCCAATCGTGATCGGTCAAAAACTGGCAATAAAATTAAATGCTCGATTAAAGTCAAAAATAGTCATCACGACCTCGAATACCGAAGGTGTCCTAACCTATGGAGCATTCAGGGTGGTTGGAATTTACCATACTGATAACGACATGTTTGATGAAATAAATGTTTTTGTAAGAAAATCCGAACTAGCCGATTTACTGGGCATATCAAATAGTGAAGTAAATGAAATCGCAATTTCACTTTACGATTATGACCAAAGCACACCCATTGCAAGCATTTTAAAAAATAAATTCAAAAATGAGATTCAACAAAATCAATTGGTTATTCGACCATGGACGGAAATCACTCCATCATTAAATGCAATGATTAAAATGATGGATTATTTTTCTTATATCTTCATCATTATCATTCTCATAGCATTGGCTTTTGGGATCGTTAATACCATGCTGATGGTAGTTATGGAACGATTAAAAGAACTTGGGATGTTGAAGGCAATTGGCATGAACAACAAACGCTTATTCAGCATGATTATGCTCGAAACAATCTTTCTTTCGATCGTTGGAGGGGTATTTGGCTTATTGTTTAGTTATCTGACCATTCTATATTTTGGTCATTATGGTTTAAATCTTGATTCAATGAAAGAAGGGTATAATGCCATAGGATTTAGTTCTGTTATTTATCCGAAAGCTGCATATTCATTCTACATAGGCACAACAGGTTTAGTGATCATTACGGCCATCCTCGCGAGTATTTATCCGGCACGAAAAGCCCTAAAATTAAATCCTGCCGAAGCAATTCAACAAAATGATTAA
- a CDS encoding FtsX-like permease family protein, giving the protein MNTLLKIAWRNLWRNKRRTLITSASVFLAVFLALFMRSMQIGSYEIMIDSVVKETGHLQVHDSGYWESKSINNSFEYTAALKEEIESHKNIKSIIPKLETFALGSYGQSTKGFMLQGIDPELEDPRRKISNKLIEGRFLNENDEGIVLAEGLAKFFQIGINDTLVLIGQGYQGISAIGIFPVVGIVKYPIPKLNNLMAYMSLSKVQETFAPYHPGLVSALVLDVGDDKNLALTAKEINASIGTNYEVMPWTVMQPEVVQQIAGDNVGGIIMLAILYLVVAFGILGTILMMTMERRKEFAIMVAVGMHRGKLAIVVCIETIFIGLLGIVSGILVSLPFLQYLYFNPIPITGETAELMLEFNQEPIMPFSLETTIFTNQGITILVLALLTAIYPIVFVNRFKILKAMRS; this is encoded by the coding sequence ATGAATACATTATTAAAAATAGCCTGGCGAAATCTGTGGAGAAATAAACGCAGAACACTAATTACAAGTGCCTCTGTGTTCTTAGCCGTCTTTCTTGCCTTGTTTATGCGATCGATGCAGATTGGTTCTTACGAAATCATGATTGACAGTGTTGTGAAAGAAACGGGACACCTTCAGGTGCATGACAGCGGATATTGGGAAAGCAAATCCATCAATAATTCTTTCGAATATACAGCGGCTTTAAAAGAAGAAATCGAAAGCCACAAAAACATCAAATCCATTATTCCTAAACTTGAAACTTTTGCACTGGGATCTTATGGTCAATCAACCAAAGGATTTATGCTTCAAGGGATAGATCCAGAATTGGAAGATCCAAGAAGGAAAATTTCGAATAAACTGATAGAAGGCAGGTTTTTAAATGAAAACGATGAAGGAATAGTTTTAGCTGAAGGATTGGCGAAATTTTTCCAGATTGGAATTAATGATACATTGGTTTTGATTGGACAAGGTTATCAAGGCATTTCAGCCATTGGCATATTCCCCGTTGTGGGCATTGTGAAATATCCCATTCCAAAACTCAATAACCTGATGGCATATATGAGTTTAAGTAAAGTTCAAGAAACATTCGCCCCATATCACCCGGGTTTGGTTTCAGCACTGGTACTAGATGTCGGTGACGATAAAAATTTAGCTCTTACAGCCAAAGAAATAAATGCATCGATCGGGACAAACTATGAGGTAATGCCCTGGACAGTAATGCAACCTGAAGTGGTACAACAAATTGCCGGAGATAATGTCGGTGGAATCATCATGTTGGCAATTTTATATCTGGTTGTTGCTTTTGGCATATTGGGAACCATACTCATGATGACCATGGAACGAAGAAAAGAATTTGCAATCATGGTGGCTGTTGGGATGCATCGCGGCAAGCTTGCAATTGTAGTATGCATTGAAACCATTTTTATTGGGTTATTGGGCATCGTATCAGGGATATTGGTCAGCCTTCCATTCCTGCAATATTTATATTTTAACCCAATTCCAATCACGGGAGAAACTGCTGAATTGATGCTCGAATTCAACCAAGAACCGATTATGCCGTTTTCACTTGAAACCACCATATTTACAAATCAGGGAATTACGATTTTGGTATTGGCATTACTAACTGCAATTTACCCAATTGTCTTTGTAAATCGTTTCAAGATATTAAAAGCCATGCGTTCATAA
- the rpsO gene encoding 30S ribosomal protein S15, translating into MYLTSEIKKNIFTEYGKSDIDSGSAEGQVALFTFRIKHLTGHLKINRKDKATERSLVRLVGKRRKLLDYLKDTDIERYRTIIKTLGLRK; encoded by the coding sequence ATGTATTTAACATCTGAGATTAAGAAGAATATTTTCACGGAGTATGGCAAGTCTGATATCGATAGTGGTTCTGCCGAAGGGCAAGTTGCACTGTTTACTTTCAGAATTAAACACCTCACCGGTCACCTCAAAATCAACCGAAAAGATAAAGCAACCGAAAGATCTTTGGTTCGCTTAGTTGGTAAAAGAAGAAAATTACTTGATTATCTTAAAGATACTGATATTGAACGATACCGTACGATTATCAAAACATTAGGTTTGAGAAAGTAA
- a CDS encoding ABC transporter ATP-binding protein encodes MAIIEVKNLYKIYQESAIPVKAVNGIDISIEKGEFTAIVGPSGSGKTTFLNLVGGLDTPTEGEIFIDGTNLGELKPKQLIDYRLNNIGFVFQAYNLIPVLTALENVAFIMQLQGKKKDERNKIAKKLLEDVGIGEKINERPGKLSGGQQQRVSVARALASKPKFILADEPTANLDSKSTSDLLDMMQKMNKESQITFIFSTHDQRVMDKARRIITIDDGKVVSDITKDK; translated from the coding sequence ATGGCTATTATAGAAGTTAAAAATTTGTACAAAATTTATCAGGAATCAGCAATCCCGGTTAAAGCAGTGAATGGTATTGATATTTCTATCGAAAAGGGTGAATTTACGGCAATTGTTGGTCCTTCAGGTTCCGGGAAAACTACTTTTTTGAATTTAGTTGGTGGCTTAGATACACCAACAGAAGGAGAAATTTTTATTGATGGAACAAATCTGGGCGAGCTGAAACCTAAACAATTGATCGACTACCGATTGAATAATATCGGGTTTGTTTTTCAGGCATATAATTTAATCCCTGTTCTTACTGCCCTCGAAAATGTTGCCTTTATTATGCAATTACAAGGCAAGAAAAAAGATGAACGAAACAAGATTGCAAAAAAGCTACTTGAAGACGTTGGAATTGGTGAAAAAATCAATGAACGCCCAGGCAAGTTATCTGGTGGACAACAGCAAAGAGTTTCTGTAGCAAGAGCACTGGCATCTAAACCAAAATTCATTTTGGCGGATGAGCCAACCGCGAACCTTGATTCAAAATCGACCAGCGATTTATTGGATATGATGCAAAAAATGAACAAAGAATCCCAAATCACATTCATTTTCTCAACCCATGATCAGCGTGTAATGGATAAGGCCCGAAGAATTATCACCATTGATGATGGTAAAGTGGTTAGTGATATTACAAAAGACAAATGA